One genomic window of Novosphingobium aureum includes the following:
- a CDS encoding YigZ family protein, which yields MLTLDKIISDRGSKYAVSGAPCRDGEEARALIAQLCRAKRFAKATHNSWGLLCAEGPIKNDDGESGAGMTILRMLEREGLHEHLVVVTRWYGGKHLGGDRFRHVQEAVRIYLEALGKAG from the coding sequence GTGCTCACGCTCGACAAGATCATCTCCGACCGCGGCTCGAAATATGCGGTCAGCGGCGCGCCTTGCCGCGACGGCGAGGAGGCGCGCGCCCTGATCGCGCAGCTGTGCCGCGCCAAGCGCTTCGCCAAGGCCACACACAATTCCTGGGGCCTGCTGTGCGCCGAAGGTCCGATCAAGAACGACGATGGCGAGAGCGGGGCGGGAATGACGATCCTCAGGATGCTCGAGCGCGAGGGGCTGCACGAGCATCTCGTGGTCGTCACCCGCTGGTACGGCGGCAAGCACCTGGGCGGCGACCGCTTCCGCCACGTGCAGGAAGCGGTGCGCATCTATCTCGAGGCGCTCGGCAAGGCCGGGTAG
- a CDS encoding arylsulfatase produces MPKKKPNILVIFGDDIGYMNVSCYGGDIMGVPTPNIDSIAKDGIKLTSFYAQPSCTAGRAAFITGQMPARTGLTTVGCAGAPQGMSDKDPTIAQILKMHGYATAQFGKNHLGDREEHLPHRHGFDEFFGNLYHLNANEDPEDPDRPQTKEFADKWNVRGVVSGTAGGETKDEGVLDTERMKTFDDEIVAKSCDFMERQVEADQPFFIWHCASRMHVFTHQLDERKGVSRASEADIYGDGLAEHDGHVGELLAKLDALGIAEDTIVVYTSDNGAYQYMWPEGGTSPFRGDKGTTWEGGVRVPCVVRYPAAIPAGQVSADIVAMEDFFMTFAALVGMPKLDEKLKEGVEHEGKTYKVHLDGYDQTALFTGKGPSARKHYFYYDETNLAAVRYGPWKVTIAAKMEGKWDNPLVHLGRPMISNILMDPFERQWGDVNRKLAEHKGWVLLPIIDFMTKHVMTFKDFPPRQEAMSGDFSKLIEKFKEHAAQD; encoded by the coding sequence ATGCCGAAGAAAAAGCCCAATATCCTCGTCATTTTCGGCGACGACATCGGTTACATGAACGTCAGTTGCTACGGCGGTGACATCATGGGCGTGCCGACGCCGAACATCGACAGCATCGCCAAGGACGGGATCAAGCTCACCTCGTTCTACGCGCAGCCTTCGTGCACTGCGGGGCGCGCGGCCTTCATCACCGGGCAGATGCCCGCGCGCACCGGCCTCACCACCGTGGGCTGTGCGGGCGCGCCGCAGGGCATGTCGGACAAGGACCCGACCATCGCCCAGATCCTCAAGATGCACGGCTATGCCACCGCGCAGTTCGGCAAGAACCACCTTGGCGACCGCGAGGAGCACCTGCCGCATCGCCACGGCTTCGACGAGTTCTTCGGCAACCTCTATCACCTCAATGCCAACGAGGACCCGGAGGACCCTGACCGCCCGCAGACCAAGGAATTCGCCGATAAGTGGAACGTGCGCGGGGTCGTTTCGGGAACCGCCGGGGGCGAGACGAAGGATGAGGGCGTGCTCGATACAGAGCGCATGAAGACTTTCGATGACGAGATCGTCGCCAAGTCGTGCGACTTCATGGAGCGCCAGGTCGAAGCCGACCAGCCGTTCTTCATCTGGCACTGCGCCAGCCGCATGCACGTCTTCACGCATCAGCTCGACGAGCGAAAAGGTGTCTCGCGCGCCTCGGAGGCCGACATCTACGGTGACGGCCTTGCCGAACACGACGGCCACGTCGGCGAGCTGCTCGCCAAGCTCGACGCGCTGGGCATCGCCGAAGACACCATCGTCGTCTACACCTCGGACAACGGCGCCTACCAGTACATGTGGCCCGAGGGCGGCACCTCGCCCTTCCGCGGCGACAAGGGCACGACCTGGGAAGGCGGCGTGCGCGTGCCTTGCGTGGTGCGCTACCCGGCCGCGATCCCTGCCGGTCAGGTCAGTGCCGATATCGTCGCGATGGAGGACTTCTTCATGACCTTCGCCGCGCTGGTGGGGATGCCCAAGCTCGACGAGAAGCTGAAGGAAGGCGTCGAGCACGAGGGCAAGACCTACAAGGTCCACCTCGACGGCTACGACCAGACCGCGCTGTTCACCGGCAAGGGACCCTCGGCGCGAAAGCACTACTTCTACTACGACGAGACCAACCTCGCGGCGGTTCGCTACGGCCCGTGGAAGGTGACGATCGCGGCCAAGATGGAGGGCAAGTGGGACAATCCGCTGGTCCACCTCGGGCGCCCGATGATCTCCAACATCCTGATGGACCCGTTCGAGCGGCAGTGGGGCGACGTCAATCGCAAGCTGGCCGAGCACAAGGGCTGGGTGCTGCTGCCGATCATCGACTTCATGACCAAGCACGTCATGACCTTCAAGGACTTCCCGCCGCGCCAGGAAGCGATGTCGGGCGACTTCTCCAAGCTGATCGAGAAGTTCAAGGAACACGCCGCGCAGGATTGA
- a CDS encoding acyltransferase family protein, which produces MPVTDRIEVQPGEARIPASAAGEGEERFLTRPLSVLLDFARFGAALLVVAGHSVQLHLYTGPFPFSGRLQHYCVIVFFVLSGLVISTSVLGGRSSLARYTLARVSRIVPVAVPALVFAALAAYVLAGPMHVRIDNSPDDPLLFAERILPPLAFVSAWPGMPAPVWNPPYWSLCYEVWYYAIFALAWFLRGWARALALIVACFTAGGAILLLMPVWLIGVALTHVPPARRLPLSVAPILLAASIFGAFALFEVDREVLNPLLRKVWFADPKWSAWAFSDFAMGLVMAAAAIALRPLAGLFERAIMATKPLAHGLAGFSFTLYLFHWPLIQLMRSWGLEAGASVPAFATLLVLVVALCALISILTERQTLHLRRWMEARFLKLRAKSPGSGAVAV; this is translated from the coding sequence GTGCCCGTCACGGACCGCATCGAGGTTCAGCCGGGCGAGGCCCGTATCCCGGCCAGCGCCGCCGGGGAGGGGGAGGAGCGCTTTCTCACCCGCCCGCTCTCGGTGCTGCTCGACTTCGCGCGCTTCGGCGCGGCGCTGCTCGTGGTCGCGGGGCACTCGGTGCAGCTGCACCTCTATACCGGGCCCTTCCCCTTTTCCGGGCGGCTCCAGCATTACTGCGTGATTGTCTTCTTCGTGCTCTCGGGCCTCGTCATCTCGACCTCGGTGCTGGGCGGACGCTCGAGCCTTGCGCGCTATACGCTCGCGCGCGTCAGCCGGATCGTGCCGGTCGCGGTGCCCGCGCTCGTCTTCGCGGCGCTCGCGGCCTACGTGCTCGCCGGGCCGATGCACGTGCGCATCGACAACAGCCCCGACGACCCGCTGCTCTTTGCCGAGCGCATCCTGCCCCCGCTCGCCTTCGTCAGCGCCTGGCCGGGCATGCCCGCGCCGGTCTGGAACCCGCCTTACTGGTCGCTGTGCTACGAGGTCTGGTACTACGCGATCTTCGCGCTCGCGTGGTTCCTGAGAGGCTGGGCGCGCGCACTCGCGCTGATCGTCGCCTGCTTCACCGCGGGCGGTGCGATCCTCTTGCTGATGCCGGTCTGGCTGATCGGTGTCGCGCTCACGCACGTCCCGCCCGCACGCCGCCTGCCGCTCAGCGTCGCGCCGATCCTGCTCGCGGCGAGCATCTTTGGCGCCTTCGCGCTCTTCGAGGTCGACCGCGAGGTGCTCAACCCGCTGCTGCGCAAGGTCTGGTTCGCCGATCCCAAGTGGTCGGCATGGGCATTCTCGGACTTCGCCATGGGCCTCGTCATGGCCGCCGCCGCCATCGCGCTGCGCCCGCTCGCAGGCCTGTTCGAGCGTGCGATCATGGCGACGAAGCCGCTCGCCCATGGCCTCGCGGGCTTCTCCTTCACCTTGTACCTGTTCCACTGGCCGCTGATCCAGCTGATGCGCTCGTGGGGTCTCGAGGCCGGCGCGAGCGTGCCTGCCTTCGCGACGCTGCTGGTGCTGGTGGTCGCCCTGTGCGCGCTGATCTCGATCCTCACCGAGCGCCAGACGCTGCACTTGCGCCGCTGGATGGAGGCGCGCTTCCTCAAGCTGCGGGCGAAGTCGCCGGGCAGCGGGGCGGTTGCGGTCTGA
- a CDS encoding cysteine synthase A: MTAPQAKTSTLDLIGNTPLVLLKGPSEAAGCEIWGKCEFANPGASVKDRAALWIVRDAEARGELKPGGTVIEGTAGNTGIGIALVANALGYKSVIVMPDNQSKEKMDTLRALGAELVLVPPTKFADPNHFVHTSRRMAEDTPGAIWANQFDNIANRKAHIESTAPEIWQQLEGRIDGFTCAAGTGGTIAGTGMGLKAFDEDIVVALTDPHGAALYNYFAHGELRAEGSSVAEGIGQGRITANLEGAPIDTQFRISDEEGLEWVRRLLGEEGLCLGLSSGINVAGAVALGRELVAQGRKDARVATILCDTGFRYLSTIYNREWLEAKGLPVFPWLAS; encoded by the coding sequence ATGACTGCACCGCAAGCAAAGACATCGACCCTCGACCTCATCGGCAATACCCCGCTCGTCCTGCTCAAGGGGCCGAGCGAGGCGGCTGGCTGCGAGATCTGGGGCAAGTGCGAATTCGCCAACCCCGGCGCCTCGGTCAAGGACCGCGCCGCCTTGTGGATCGTGCGCGACGCCGAGGCGCGCGGCGAGCTCAAGCCGGGCGGTACGGTGATCGAGGGTACGGCGGGCAACACCGGCATCGGCATCGCGCTGGTCGCCAATGCGCTGGGCTACAAGTCGGTCATCGTCATGCCCGACAATCAGTCCAAGGAAAAGATGGACACCCTGCGCGCGCTGGGGGCCGAGCTGGTCCTCGTGCCGCCGACCAAGTTCGCCGATCCCAATCACTTCGTGCACACCTCGCGCCGCATGGCCGAGGACACCCCGGGGGCGATCTGGGCCAACCAGTTCGACAATATCGCCAACCGCAAGGCCCACATCGAGAGCACCGCGCCCGAAATCTGGCAGCAGCTCGAAGGCCGCATCGACGGCTTCACCTGCGCGGCGGGTACCGGCGGCACGATCGCGGGCACTGGCATGGGGCTCAAGGCCTTCGACGAGGACATCGTCGTCGCGCTGACCGACCCGCACGGCGCGGCGCTCTACAATTACTTCGCGCATGGCGAGCTGCGCGCCGAGGGTTCCTCGGTCGCGGAGGGTATCGGGCAGGGCCGCATCACCGCCAATCTCGAGGGTGCGCCGATCGACACCCAGTTCCGCATCTCCGACGAGGAGGGGCTCGAATGGGTGCGCCGCCTGCTCGGGGAAGAAGGACTGTGCCTGGGCCTGTCCTCGGGAATCAACGTGGCAGGCGCGGTCGCGCTTGGCCGCGAACTGGTGGCGCAGGGGCGCAAGGACGCGCGCGTCGCCACGATCCTGTGCGACACCGGCTTTCGCTACTTGTCCACGATCTACAACCGCGAATGGCTCGAGGCCAAGGGGCTGCCGGTCTTCCCCTGGCTCGCGAGCTGA
- the ccmB gene encoding heme exporter protein CcmB, which translates to MSGRITSLLRRDLARLVLGGRGGGALMPVLFFVSVAILYPFAVGPDAQLLARTGGGVIWVAALLAAILPLDRLVEPDIEQGLFDQWALRGISEELVIAVRVLAHWLSFGPPLMLAALLSAALLGLEGATLRTLELGLLAGTPGLAALGVTVAALTAGLRGGAALAGLLVIPMAVPVLIFGAGSLSSGGESGLALTAAASLVLLAIAPFAGGAAVRAARR; encoded by the coding sequence GTGAGCGGGCGCATCACGAGCCTGCTGCGCCGCGATCTCGCGCGGCTGGTGCTGGGCGGGCGCGGCGGCGGGGCGCTGATGCCGGTGCTGTTCTTCGTCTCGGTCGCGATCCTCTACCCCTTCGCGGTCGGGCCGGACGCGCAGCTGCTCGCGCGCACCGGCGGCGGGGTGATCTGGGTCGCGGCCCTGCTCGCCGCGATCCTGCCGCTCGACCGGCTGGTCGAGCCCGACATCGAACAGGGCCTGTTCGACCAGTGGGCACTGCGCGGCATTTCCGAGGAACTGGTGATCGCGGTGCGCGTGCTCGCGCACTGGCTGAGCTTCGGTCCACCGCTGATGCTCGCAGCCCTGCTCAGCGCCGCACTGCTCGGGCTCGAGGGCGCGACGCTGCGCACGCTCGAGCTGGGCCTGCTCGCAGGGACGCCGGGCCTTGCCGCGCTCGGAGTGACGGTCGCCGCACTCACCGCAGGCCTTCGCGGCGGCGCGGCGCTCGCGGGCCTGCTGGTGATCCCGATGGCGGTGCCGGTGCTGATCTTCGGCGCGGGCAGCCTGTCGAGCGGGGGCGAGAGCGGGCTTGCGCTGACGGCGGCCGCGAGCCTCGTGCTTCTCGCCATCGCGCCCTTCGCGGGCGGCGCCGCAGTGCGCGCCGCGCGCCGCTAA
- a CDS encoding DUF1294 domain-containing protein yields MGDRASGAALAVAAWFIAVNLASVFAFWLDKRRALAGGRGRRAPSRIRERTLLLLALAGGSPGAFHARARFRHKTRKQPFVNNLRLIAALQVGLLLGLGWLFASGRV; encoded by the coding sequence ATGGGGGATCGCGCGTCAGGTGCGGCGCTGGCAGTGGCGGCATGGTTCATCGCAGTGAACCTCGCTAGCGTGTTCGCGTTCTGGCTCGACAAGCGCCGTGCGCTCGCCGGGGGCAGGGGGCGCCGCGCCCCTTCGCGCATACGCGAGCGCACCTTGTTGCTGCTCGCGCTCGCGGGCGGCAGTCCCGGCGCCTTCCATGCCCGCGCGCGCTTTCGCCACAAGACGCGCAAGCAGCCTTTCGTCAACAATCTGCGCCTGATTGCGGCGCTGCAGGTCGGGCTGCTGTTGGGGCTCGGCTGGCTCTTCGCCTCGGGCCGGGTATAG
- a CDS encoding transglutaminase family protein — protein sequence MRYAVTHKTTLKYASPVRLAQFNVRLRPVEWHGQTVSDYSLSVDPHPAKIAEGLGSYYVNEARFALHEPISELTIESRFTVDREEEPFFIAEGAGPGLVELRERAMRRPDLSALAPAAYIFPSPIAAPEAEIALWAGQFLDEAMPVMEAGRALMEAIHREFKFDGSATATDTAPIEAFRARHGVCQDFTHIMIIAARAHGIPAAYVSGYLRTFPPPGQERLVGADAMHAWVNLWCGEELGWIGFDPTNDKLADADHVLIAMGRDYSDVAPLDGTFRGSSQQKMLFSVDVAPLD from the coding sequence ATGCGCTATGCGGTGACTCACAAGACGACGCTGAAATATGCCTCGCCGGTGCGGCTGGCGCAGTTCAACGTGCGCCTGCGCCCGGTCGAATGGCACGGGCAGACGGTCAGCGACTACAGCCTGAGCGTCGATCCGCACCCTGCCAAGATCGCCGAAGGGCTGGGCAGCTACTACGTCAACGAGGCCCGCTTCGCGCTGCACGAGCCGATCAGCGAGCTGACCATCGAGAGCCGCTTCACCGTCGATCGCGAGGAGGAACCCTTCTTCATCGCCGAGGGTGCAGGGCCCGGGCTCGTCGAACTGCGCGAGCGCGCGATGCGCCGCCCGGACCTCTCCGCGCTCGCCCCTGCGGCCTACATCTTCCCTTCGCCGATCGCCGCGCCCGAGGCCGAGATCGCCTTGTGGGCGGGCCAGTTCCTCGACGAGGCGATGCCGGTGATGGAGGCGGGGCGCGCGTTGATGGAGGCGATCCACCGCGAGTTCAAGTTCGACGGTTCGGCGACCGCCACCGACACCGCCCCGATCGAGGCCTTCCGCGCGCGGCACGGCGTGTGTCAGGATTTCACCCATATCATGATCATTGCCGCGCGCGCCCACGGCATCCCGGCGGCCTATGTCAGCGGCTACTTGCGCACCTTCCCGCCACCGGGGCAGGAGCGGCTGGTCGGCGCCGATGCGATGCATGCCTGGGTCAACCTGTGGTGCGGCGAGGAACTGGGCTGGATCGGCTTCGATCCCACCAATGACAAGCTCGCCGATGCCGATCACGTGCTCATCGCCATGGGCCGCGACTATTCCGACGTGGCCCCGCTCGACGGCACCTTCCGCGGCTCCTCGCAGCAGAAGATGCTGTTCTCGGTCGACGTCGCCCCGCTGGACTGA
- the ccmA gene encoding heme ABC exporter ATP-binding protein CcmA, producing MQAASIVIRDLACRRGDRLLFRGLDAEVNAGAALQVAGRNGIGKSSLLRILAGLAPAYAGSVATSGTIGMIDERHALDPAHALGHALAFWRALDGGDLDRSDRASSPPVLERLGLAELTDVPVRYLSTGQKKRAALARLIGQRAAIWLLDEPLNGLDSEALELTETLIGEHCAAGGIAVIASHQPLRLANLASIALADYVPAPGMDDLAEDGAGEEAEFLA from the coding sequence ATGCAAGCGGCCTCCATCGTCATCCGCGATCTCGCGTGCCGTCGTGGCGACAGGTTGCTGTTCCGCGGGCTCGATGCCGAGGTCAACGCAGGGGCCGCCCTGCAGGTTGCAGGGCGCAACGGCATCGGCAAGTCGAGCCTGCTGCGCATCCTTGCCGGGCTCGCCCCCGCCTATGCCGGGAGCGTCGCGACCAGCGGCACGATCGGCATGATCGACGAGCGCCACGCGCTCGATCCCGCGCATGCGCTGGGCCACGCACTCGCCTTCTGGCGCGCGCTCGATGGCGGCGACCTCGATCGCAGCGACAGGGCGTCGAGTCCGCCCGTCCTCGAACGCCTCGGCCTTGCCGAACTGACCGACGTGCCGGTGCGCTACCTCTCGACCGGGCAGAAGAAGCGCGCAGCGCTCGCCCGGCTGATCGGCCAGCGCGCCGCGATCTGGCTGCTCGACGAGCCGCTCAACGGGCTCGACAGCGAGGCGCTCGAACTGACCGAGACGCTGATCGGCGAACATTGCGCAGCAGGCGGCATCGCGGTGATCGCCTCGCACCAGCCGCTGCGCCTCGCCAACCTCGCGAGCATTGCGCTCGCCGACTACGTGCCCGCCCCCGGGATGGATGACTTGGCGGAAGATGGGGCGGGCGAAGAGGCGGAGTTCCTCGCGTGA
- a CDS encoding circularly permuted type 2 ATP-grasp protein — MSTSPGDTAGVGQQGGGWLDDYAASVRGGDLYRDARPWVAQRWQAVAAGLAEAGEGDPSALQEAAGRHASDLGLTFRVTGDEEERPWPVNAMPLVIGADEWTELGRGLVQRAELLERLAADVYGPQRLVKEGHLPAAVIAGSPFFVRRMVGKTPENGKFLQVYSADLARGPRGHWRVLQDRVRLASGIGYTLENRLAMSRTAGNLLGAHNVRRTAQFFEEMREGMAAACGRERPRIALLTPGRFNQTYAEQAHLARYLGLPLVEGRDLSVLDDRLYVGTIAGPKRVDAVWRWINTDAIDPLAFDARSQIGVANLFGAWAAGGVGMVNWPGTEVLESPAFAAFMPRLCEVLTGERPILPNVATWWCGQAAEAQTVLSRFNELSVVSAFGQPVEALKGRQPVAAGEFSPEQREQFMAAMRRRPMDYCGQEIVQLSTTPTIIDGAVVPRPFTVRAFVARGPDGSWRVMPGGFARISSTSTLPNTMMGEGDLSADVWIVDEKPAEVHQRTLLGEEPPISRGGGILASQAADNLFWFGRYNQRAEILTRVVRSLLGASLEGESGPSAGSEVEARMVALLQAWGACDRASASAGSTVVCARALSGLDLGGSIASLLRRRQDVGLSLRERFARDVWRLVTRPMPSAPANRPQAMLASARWLGEHFSALAGLVSENMVRSAAWRFLEIGQRLERAQAICRMTRELGILDATLAPEETEGACSVLLDLCDSQIIYRTRYLAVPMRNPVADLVLLDPDNPRALAYQVAQIVEHLSALPSVRDDNVPEAPMRAARALLGELQSVVTSELTGESLQEFEAKLFTLSDEISARYFLQFDRDGAERRTRLL; from the coding sequence GTGTCCACTAGTCCGGGCGATACTGCAGGCGTCGGCCAGCAGGGCGGTGGCTGGCTCGACGACTATGCCGCCAGCGTGCGCGGCGGCGACCTCTACCGCGATGCACGGCCCTGGGTCGCGCAGCGCTGGCAGGCGGTCGCGGCGGGGCTGGCCGAGGCGGGCGAGGGCGATCCCAGCGCCTTGCAGGAGGCCGCCGGGCGCCATGCCTCGGACCTTGGCCTGACCTTCCGCGTCACTGGCGACGAGGAGGAGCGCCCCTGGCCGGTCAACGCCATGCCGCTGGTTATCGGGGCGGACGAGTGGACCGAGCTGGGACGCGGTCTCGTCCAGCGCGCCGAACTGCTCGAACGCCTCGCCGCCGACGTCTACGGGCCGCAGCGGCTGGTCAAGGAAGGCCACTTGCCCGCAGCAGTGATCGCGGGCAGCCCCTTCTTCGTGCGCCGCATGGTCGGCAAGACCCCCGAGAACGGCAAGTTCCTGCAGGTCTACAGCGCCGATCTCGCACGCGGGCCGCGCGGGCACTGGCGGGTGCTGCAGGACCGCGTCCGGCTGGCGAGCGGCATCGGCTACACGCTGGAAAACCGCCTCGCCATGTCGCGCACGGCGGGCAACCTGTTGGGCGCACACAACGTGCGGCGCACCGCGCAGTTCTTCGAGGAAATGCGCGAGGGCATGGCGGCTGCCTGCGGGCGCGAGCGGCCGCGCATCGCGCTGCTCACCCCGGGCCGCTTCAACCAGACTTATGCCGAACAGGCGCACCTTGCGCGCTATCTCGGCCTGCCGCTGGTCGAGGGGCGCGACCTTTCGGTGCTCGACGACCGGCTCTACGTCGGCACGATCGCGGGCCCCAAGCGGGTCGATGCGGTTTGGCGCTGGATCAATACCGACGCGATCGACCCGCTCGCCTTCGACGCGCGCAGCCAGATCGGCGTCGCCAACCTTTTCGGGGCCTGGGCCGCGGGCGGGGTCGGCATGGTCAACTGGCCGGGTACCGAAGTGCTCGAGAGCCCGGCCTTCGCCGCCTTCATGCCGCGCCTGTGCGAGGTGCTCACTGGAGAGAGGCCGATCCTGCCCAATGTCGCGACATGGTGGTGCGGACAGGCTGCCGAGGCGCAGACGGTGCTCTCGCGCTTCAACGAACTGAGCGTCGTCTCCGCTTTCGGTCAGCCGGTCGAGGCCCTGAAGGGCCGTCAGCCGGTCGCCGCGGGCGAGTTCAGCCCCGAGCAGCGCGAGCAGTTCATGGCGGCGATGCGCCGGCGGCCCATGGACTATTGCGGGCAGGAGATCGTCCAGCTCTCGACCACGCCCACGATCATCGACGGGGCCGTGGTGCCACGTCCCTTCACCGTGCGCGCCTTCGTTGCGCGCGGGCCCGACGGCTCGTGGCGGGTCATGCCCGGCGGTTTCGCGCGCATTTCCTCGACCAGCACGCTGCCCAACACGATGATGGGCGAGGGCGACCTTTCGGCAGACGTGTGGATCGTCGACGAGAAGCCTGCCGAAGTGCACCAGCGCACGTTGCTCGGCGAGGAACCGCCGATCTCGCGCGGGGGCGGGATCCTTGCCAGTCAGGCCGCCGACAACCTGTTCTGGTTCGGCCGCTACAACCAGCGCGCCGAGATACTCACCCGCGTGGTGCGTTCGCTGCTCGGCGCCTCGCTCGAGGGCGAGAGCGGGCCGAGCGCGGGCAGCGAGGTCGAGGCGCGCATGGTCGCGCTGCTCCAGGCCTGGGGCGCCTGCGACCGCGCGAGCGCGAGTGCGGGCTCGACCGTGGTCTGCGCGCGCGCGCTCAGCGGGCTCGATCTGGGCGGCTCGATCGCGAGCCTGCTGCGCCGCAGGCAGGATGTGGGGCTCTCGCTGCGCGAGCGCTTCGCGCGCGACGTTTGGCGGCTCGTCACCCGGCCCATGCCTTCGGCGCCCGCCAATCGCCCGCAGGCCATGCTTGCCAGCGCGCGCTGGCTGGGCGAGCATTTCAGCGCGCTCGCGGGCCTCGTCAGCGAGAACATGGTGCGCTCTGCGGCATGGCGGTTCCTCGAGATTGGCCAGCGGCTCGAACGCGCGCAGGCGATTTGCCGGATGACCCGCGAACTGGGCATCCTCGACGCGACGCTTGCGCCCGAGGAGACCGAGGGCGCGTGCAGCGTGCTGCTCGACTTGTGCGACAGCCAGATCATCTACCGCACCCGCTACCTCGCGGTGCCGATGCGCAATCCGGTTGCCGATCTCGTGCTGCTCGATCCTGACAACCCGCGTGCGCTGGCCTATCAGGTCGCGCAGATCGTGGAGCATCTGTCCGCGCTGCCCTCGGTGCGCGACGACAATGTGCCCGAGGCACCGATGCGCGCGGCCCGCGCCCTGCTCGGCGAACTGCAGTCGGTGGTCACCAGCGAGCTTACCGGCGAGAGCCTGCAGGAATTCGAGGCCAAGCTCTTCACCCTTTCCGACGAGATCTCGGCGCGCTACTTCCTCCAGTTCGACCGCGACGGTGCGGAGAGGCGAACGAGGCTGCTGTGA
- a CDS encoding DNA-3-methyladenine glycosylase family protein — translation MGLAREQLRYGIDTLAAIEPGMKRALDACGYPEPRIRATGYATLLRTIVGQQVSVAAAASVWAKLEALLGETIPPEELLAAEFDALRACGLSRQKQGYARSLCELVVAGSLDLDNLPADDEAAIAELVRIKGIGRWSAEIYLLFAEGRPDIWPAGDLAVQVGVGKILGLAQRPSEKQTRELAQAWRPHRGAAAIFTWHCYNNAAL, via the coding sequence ATGGGTCTGGCACGCGAACAGCTGCGGTATGGGATCGATACCCTGGCCGCTATCGAACCGGGGATGAAGCGCGCGCTCGATGCCTGCGGCTATCCCGAGCCGCGCATCCGTGCCACCGGCTATGCCACCTTGCTGCGCACCATCGTCGGCCAGCAGGTCTCGGTCGCCGCCGCGGCTTCGGTCTGGGCCAAGCTCGAGGCGCTGCTGGGAGAGACGATCCCGCCCGAGGAACTGCTCGCCGCCGAGTTCGACGCGCTGCGCGCCTGCGGCCTCTCGCGCCAGAAGCAGGGCTATGCCCGCTCGCTGTGCGAACTGGTGGTGGCCGGCAGCCTCGACCTCGACAACCTGCCCGCCGACGACGAGGCCGCGATCGCCGAACTGGTGCGCATCAAGGGCATCGGGCGCTGGTCGGCCGAGATCTACCTGCTCTTCGCCGAGGGCCGCCCCGACATCTGGCCCGCAGGCGACCTCGCGGTGCAGGTCGGGGTGGGCAAGATCCTCGGCCTTGCCCAGCGCCCGAGCGAGAAACAGACCCGCGAACTCGCACAAGCCTGGCGCCCCCACCGCGGCGCGGCGGCGATCTTCACCTGGCACTGCTACAACAACGCGGCGCTCTGA
- a CDS encoding 4a-hydroxytetrahydrobiopterin dehydratase: MAVTRLTQPECEALLAELPAWRLREDGLAIERTLRFADFNTAFGFMTRVAIEAEKSDHHPEWFNVYNRVEITLTTHDADGLSARDGKLARFIETAAAAASAG, from the coding sequence ATGGCCGTTACCCGACTGACCCAGCCCGAATGCGAAGCCCTGCTGGCCGAGCTTCCCGCGTGGCGCCTGCGCGAGGACGGCCTCGCCATCGAGCGCACGCTCAGGTTCGCCGATTTCAACACCGCTTTCGGCTTCATGACCCGCGTCGCCATCGAGGCGGAGAAGTCGGACCACCATCCCGAGTGGTTCAACGTCTACAACCGTGTCGAGATCACCCTGACCACGCACGATGCCGATGGCCTGAGCGCGCGTGACGGCAAGCTCGCCCGCTTCATCGAGACGGCCGCCGCGGCCGCCTCGGCGGGCTGA
- a CDS encoding 2Fe-2S iron-sulfur cluster-binding protein, producing the protein MPQITVVNQSGEETKVEAEEGRTLMETIRDNGFDELLALCGGCCSCATCHVHVDPAFADKLPAMSEDEDDLLDSSDHRDDNSRLSCQIPITAALEGMKVTIAQED; encoded by the coding sequence ATGCCGCAGATCACTGTCGTCAACCAGTCGGGCGAGGAAACCAAGGTCGAGGCCGAGGAAGGCCGCACCCTGATGGAGACCATCCGCGACAACGGGTTCGACGAACTCCTCGCGCTGTGCGGCGGCTGCTGCTCGTGCGCGACCTGCCACGTCCACGTCGATCCTGCCTTCGCCGACAAGCTGCCCGCGATGAGCGAGGACGAGGACGACCTGCTCGACAGCTCGGACCACCGCGACGACAACTCGCGCCTCTCGTGCCAGATTCCGATCACCGCCGCGCTCGAGGGCATGAAGGTCACGATCGCGCAGGAAGACTGA